A DNA window from Candidatus Bathyarchaeota archaeon contains the following coding sequences:
- the aspS gene encoding aspartate--tRNA(Asn) ligase gives MKFDSIGDWTRTHYSANLTPELDGKDVTLFGWIQDIRNLGALSFLILQDRTGTAQVTILKKKASPEVLSKVESLQKRYSLAVKGTVKKTNMTSRGIEIIPQEIKLLSSASQQLPLDITGKTPALIEARLDARALDLTLDKNLAAFKIQHTALSAIRDYLFENGFLEVHTPRIIASATEGGAELFCVDYFGQKAYLAQSPQLYKEELTLSFEKVFEVGPFFRAEESHTRRHLSEFTSVDIEQAFANAKDVMALLEQVIHHACKVVKEKCTTELHTLGYHVDVPELPFKRLTYDQVLEGLKAKGIDIPWGEDIPTEAFRELGKLYPYFYFVTDWPTHAKAFYIQPCEDNPKICEGFDLMWRYIELVSGGTRICDKDLLISRLKEKGLNPESFKNHLQAFDYGMPPHAGWAIGLERLTMILTGKKNIREVTLYPRDRIRLTP, from the coding sequence ATGAAGTTTGATTCCATCGGCGACTGGACTAGAACACACTATAGTGCAAACCTCACCCCTGAGCTCGACGGCAAAGACGTCACGCTTTTCGGCTGGATCCAAGACATCCGCAATCTTGGTGCACTTAGTTTTCTAATTTTGCAAGACCGAACAGGTACCGCCCAAGTTACCATTCTAAAAAAGAAAGCTAGCCCTGAAGTGTTATCCAAGGTTGAATCTCTTCAGAAACGCTACAGCCTCGCCGTAAAAGGCACCGTGAAAAAAACCAACATGACCAGCCGCGGCATCGAAATCATTCCCCAAGAAATCAAACTTCTAAGCTCAGCAAGCCAGCAGTTACCCCTAGATATCACAGGAAAAACCCCTGCCCTAATCGAGGCAAGGCTGGACGCGCGAGCTCTTGACTTAACACTTGACAAGAACCTTGCAGCGTTCAAAATCCAACACACCGCGCTATCAGCAATCCGCGATTACCTCTTTGAGAATGGGTTTTTGGAGGTTCACACCCCAAGAATCATTGCTTCAGCAACTGAGGGCGGCGCGGAACTATTTTGCGTAGACTATTTTGGACAAAAAGCTTACTTAGCCCAGAGTCCACAGCTATACAAAGAAGAATTAACCCTAAGTTTTGAGAAAGTCTTTGAGGTTGGCCCGTTTTTCCGAGCTGAAGAATCCCACACCAGACGTCACCTAAGCGAGTTCACCTCAGTTGACATTGAGCAGGCATTTGCCAACGCCAAAGACGTCATGGCACTACTAGAACAAGTTATTCATCACGCCTGCAAAGTTGTCAAAGAAAAATGCACCACTGAACTGCACACTTTGGGCTATCACGTTGATGTGCCTGAGTTGCCTTTCAAACGTTTAACGTATGACCAGGTTCTTGAGGGCCTCAAAGCCAAAGGCATAGACATTCCCTGGGGCGAAGACATACCTACCGAAGCCTTCCGCGAACTCGGCAAACTCTACCCATACTTCTACTTCGTAACTGACTGGCCAACACACGCCAAAGCCTTCTACATCCAACCCTGCGAAGACAACCCCAAAATCTGCGAGGGCTTTGATTTGATGTGGCGCTACATCGAACTGGTTTCAGGCGGAACCCGCATCTGTGACAAAGACCTGCTCATCAGTCGCCTCAAAGAAAAAGGCTTAAACCCTGAATCCTTCAAAAATCACCTGCAAGCCTTCGACTACGGCATGCCACCTCACGCTGGCTGGGCAATCGGGCTGGAGCGATTAACGATGATTTTGACGGGTAAAAAGAACATCCGCGAAGTCACACTGTACCCAAGAGACCGCATCAGACTAACACCCTAA
- a CDS encoding D-fructose 1,6-bisphosphatase yields the protein MSTEPNWFKILKQCQTNVHTAIQPHLTPNQPLPNLGRGAGGDPMKPVDLAAETAIVDALQENGVSFSLISEESGFKSFGDCPENCFVTVDPVDGTTNLTHGLPFYATSIAISKTPQLGDVYAGMVSDLSRNLTYIAQKGMGAYFEDKKIQTSQQSSLGDAVVGMDLNTYKIRQIAPKLIGLIEKSKHLRHFGANALEICYVAHGLTDAFVDIRAKIRTTDVAAGFLIVKEAGGLVTAPDGKEVNVKLDPLQTLDFVASGNLQIHKEILGLVAP from the coding sequence ATGAGCACAGAGCCCAACTGGTTTAAAATTCTAAAACAATGCCAAACAAACGTTCACACTGCAATCCAGCCACACCTAACCCCCAACCAACCCTTGCCCAACCTTGGACGAGGCGCAGGCGGCGACCCAATGAAACCCGTGGATTTAGCCGCGGAAACCGCCATTGTGGACGCGCTGCAGGAAAACGGGGTTTCATTTTCGTTGATTAGTGAGGAGTCAGGTTTCAAAAGCTTTGGCGACTGCCCTGAAAACTGTTTTGTTACGGTGGACCCTGTGGATGGCACAACCAATCTGACACACGGGTTGCCCTTCTATGCTACCTCAATTGCCATATCCAAAACCCCCCAACTCGGTGATGTTTACGCTGGCATGGTCAGCGACCTCTCACGCAACCTAACATACATCGCCCAAAAAGGCATGGGCGCATATTTTGAAGACAAAAAAATCCAAACCTCCCAACAAAGCAGCCTTGGCGATGCCGTGGTGGGTATGGATTTGAACACTTACAAAATCCGCCAAATCGCCCCCAAACTCATCGGGCTAATCGAGAAATCCAAGCACCTGCGACATTTTGGCGCTAATGCTTTGGAAATCTGCTACGTAGCGCATGGGTTGACGGATGCATTTGTGGATATTCGTGCAAAAATCCGAACCACTGACGTTGCCGCGGGCTTTTTGATTGTTAAGGAGGCGGGTGGCTTGGTAACTGCTCCAGACGGAAAAGAAGTGAATGTGAAGTTGGATCCGTTGCAGACTTTGGATTTTGTGGCATCAGGCAACCTGCAGATTCACAAAGAAATCCTTGGTCTGGTTGCGCCCTAA